Part of the Paenibacillus kyungheensis genome, AACCAATCCTATACTTTACTGTTCAGTGTCTCATGTGTATCAGGATCTATCTCTAGTTTGTTGCGTAACAAATGCAGTAAATGATGCAGTTCTTTGAATTGCTCTGGTGTAAGCAGATCGGTTAAATCTTGATTATGTTTTTGCTCAATTGCATATATTGTTTCCATAAGTTCACGTCCGGCAGGTTGAGGATAGACAAGAAAAGCTCTTCGATCATGCGGATCTGTTTCTTTACGAATTAAATTTTTGCGATGCAATACATCCAAAATACGAGCGGTAGTGGGTTGATCTTTGTATACATGCGAAGCCAGTACTTTCTGATTCATTCCTTCTTGGGCACATACATAATATAGAACACTCCATTGCTCAGGGGTAATATCATGTTCTTTTAAATGAACGGCCAGCGACTGACTGACTTTGCGGTAGGTCGTTCCTAATACAAAACCGATCGATTCTAACTCTTGCATAATAAAGCTCCCTTCACAGATTAGATATGAAATCAAATTAGATGTTATAACAATTATATCTAAAACAATTAAAATTTTCAATAGATTTCCTATATCAATGAAGTAGATGATATAGAGAAGATATATTTGAATCCACTTGTTTATTACAGATATTCCATATAAAGAAGCAGTATCAAAATATGTTATTGACCGCATAAATATAGTTGAGTAGAATTTGATCATTGATAAGTAATCTACCTGTTATTTCTACAGTGATCCGAAAAATGGAAAGGAGTACATATTTTTTTGGTTTTAAAACCAAGTATTCAGATGCGTATTATTTAAAATATAGATTAGGGGGAAAATTTAATGGTTAAGCAAAAATCATGGTTTCAATGGATTGGCGTATTTACTCTTGCACTTTTGATGGTTGTGGTAACAGCTTGCTCTAGTGGAAGTTCGACAGCGACCAATACTACAGCTCCTGCTTCTACAGATGCTACGGCTTCAACAGACAGTGGACAACCCAAAGACGGAGGAAGTCTTATTATTGCTGTAGCGGCAGATCCGCAAGTGTTAAATCCTAACTATGCAGGGGATCGAGTCAGTCTAACGATCGACCAAGCATTATATGCACCATTATTTCAAGTGAATAAAGGCAAGAAAACATTTTACTTAGCAGATAGCTTGGATTTGTCCAAAGATAATTTAACTTATACGCTAACCCTTAAAAAGGGATTAACATGGCATGATGGAGAAAAGTTAACTGCTGATGATGTTGTATTTACGATCAACAAAATTCTGGATGAAAGTCAACATAGCTTTTTACGAAGCAGCTTTGTTATTGGTGGTAAG contains:
- a CDS encoding MarR family winged helix-turn-helix transcriptional regulator is translated as MQELESIGFVLGTTYRKVSQSLAVHLKEHDITPEQWSVLYYVCAQEGMNQKVLASHVYKDQPTTARILDVLHRKNLIRKETDPHDRRAFLVYPQPAGRELMETIYAIEQKHNQDLTDLLTPEQFKELHHLLHLLRNKLEIDPDTHETLNSKV